The following DNA comes from Centroberyx gerrardi isolate f3 chromosome 4, fCenGer3.hap1.cur.20231027, whole genome shotgun sequence.
atttcaacttttagaactgGTTTGCCTCTTACTTATGgcagtgctgcttggtggattactAGTAGGCCAAATTTACTAGCAGACCCTGAAGATTTGTAAAAGGTTTCAAGTCATGTTTTACAAGGTATGCACATTGCTGATAAGCAAGGAAACGGGGATATGGGcctatatgtgtgttttgttttgtgtgtgcctgtgcagcTATTTTTGCTAACATGACATCATTCCTAATGGATGGACTACTTGAAATCATAAAGGGCATTTCTTTGTGTTCCAGGAACTTGATAGGGCATTCCAAAATGATTTGGAGGAGGTACAGCACCTTAAGGACAACATGCCTGCACACATGCCCAGGAAGAAACTGCCAACAGTGTAAGGAAACCAAAGGATGTTTTGGTACCAAATTTTGGTACTTTAAGTAGTCCAGATGTGAGTCTCAATCGAAGCACTATGTGCAtcaattacatttatttatttgctaaataataaaatataaaaacaggcTGCATAACATAGGCTAGAGAATATAACCTCATCTGATTATATTGGTCAAACAGCTTACTTGTGGACTCTcaaaaacagcttattcagaatatGTTAATAGATAAAGAATAGGCtcaataaaacagaatggcATTTAGCCAAAGTACATATCATTAAAATATAGATATAAGGACAGCTTCATTTGCTGATCCCAGTACCAGTACTCATGAGCTGGATCTGTGCTGATCCCAATAGTATAGATACTTCTGGCGCTAGGGCTGGGTGATGATTCAGTATTATCATTTATTGACTTACAGTGGAATCAtgttgtgatgatatggtgattttgggatgtcgtgacacacatttctgctgtaatTATGACAAGCAAATTCTATTTAAAAGCTGTGACAAagtgaggtatggtaggaatattatttgaaaatttcagttttgtttgacatcatgTGCAACATTACTAGTCAGTTCAATGGGATtaacattaatttgatttaacatgtgattttgcatacatgtgctatattgtgatatactgtatatagatatttaaaaaaaatccttaggattattgtgatattgatttcaaccatattgcccagccctaattGGCGCACCTCCACTCAAAATGTAAAACCCTTAGACCCAAGTATATTTTCAGCTATAATGTCAAGAAACATAAAACTGTTCTGAATGCTGGATGTTCTGTTTGGCCTTCGTCTGATCTCTCAGTGGAAGTGAACCTGCACTGAGCCAGAATGGAGCAGTGGAGCCGCAGCCGGTCCAgcaggaaaatgtcaaaaagacCAAGAGCCAGATCAGAGAGATGGAGTTTATCACCACGCCAGAGTTTGAGAGCATCCCTCAGTGAGTATTAACACCTCAGTAGTACCCAACACTGAATGATTTCCATCCCTGCTCCCTCTCTAAAAATCTCTTCCATCTCAGTGTGCTGATGCTTGCTTTGGTGCGGAAATAATCACATGAATGATGCTTACGCTTCATTCAGTCAGTGAATCACATGACTGGTTTGGTTTGACAGGTTGAGCTTTTGAAACTTTGGCGTCATACTGCTGAAGAAATAGTTTCTTAATATGAGCATGAGCACTGAGCATTTTATTCCCATTACACATTAACGCTGGGTATTGGCAAGGacctcacgatacgatacgtATCACAATACATGGGTCATGATACGATTGTATCACGATACATTGCGATACGATACATATTGCGATACATTGCAATACTCTacataatttactgaaaatttaaaaatagagctgaaaatacaacttgctgtgtaccacctgcaggcctggaattaagtcatttttagggCAAGGCCACTTTGGCCTTTGATAAATACAGATTTATTGGGACAAAATGTAGGGCACCAAGgccaaaaccaatggttattaaaatccttttttcggtcctttttcctcaacaaaataaatatcctaatagaaaaattaagtgctgcagtgtgatacagCACATATGTAAGATGGCTCAGACTGCTAAGTTAGTTACATGTCCAGTAACACACAATAACGTAAGTGTAACCCAGGTTATTTTCTGTAGCTACAAATTACAGATGTCCCCTAAACGCCTCATAAGCAGGCTACTGCTACAGGgtttttgctgctctcaacccagttaattttgctatattcttcattacagcggctaattaccagctgtacatttaaacttacactagttctgctcaagcactcatagctctctccttcttttagcGACTTTCTCGCTAATCCCACAGTTGTTTACACGCTTTTCAGATCTGCTAGTTActtagcttagcagttagcgatggcttctctctctccctctcagtttaaTTTATAATTAGCTGTTAGTTTACGTTAGCGTTACACATATATTTGCGGGAGTGGGAGAAATCTCGCGCTACTGTTGATGTCCAGCGTGATGACGGAGACTCTGGGAAAcgtgagtttgtttatttgctgcgtcgcatgtagttttaaatgaggaaatccGCAACTTTCTTTTAAGGGCACAACGGCCAGGTCAAAACAGGGCATGCCAAACTGGTCGTGTGGATAGTTAATTTTAGAAGGGGCATTACGGCCACACTCCGGGGCGTCCACGGCACTGGCCGTTTGGCTGTGGTATACGTTAATTCCTGCCCTGCACCTGGGTAGTCTAATATGTACATCACATGATATTGATAACTCAGCGGACAAATTGagtcaaaactatttaattcaaagggatttgagggaaatttaaggacattttaaatccatttaaaacatcaataattttttttttaatgtatcgaTACCAGGGGCTGGAAAATCGATACAgtattgtggaaaaaaatattgcaatactcaGCTGTATCGATTTTTTTGCACAGCCCTATTACACATACATAGTCTCAAAACCCAAGCATATACTTTGCCAAAATATGCTTAGACATAATCTCTATTTGTAACAGACCcatgtcaaactgcatcaatcAGTCAATCTTTATGTGTAGAGCACATTTCATAGAAGTAATGGCAGCATAGTTCTGCTacacaacaaaaatataaacatacatataGAATCAGACCTGCCAAATAACATGCATCATCCTCAAAATTACAGACAAATTAAAGTTCAGTCAAACACAGAACTGTTATACCTGTTGTATTTGTTTAAACCCAAACTCATAAATCCCAGAAGAATCCCAGATCTAGTAATGGTGCCTCATTAAATTGCATTACATCTATTTCACCAGCAGATGCCACTCATGTGTGCTGTTAATTGAAGCTTCCAGTAGCGAACCCATTTTCAATACAATTGGCTGCAAAGCCTCAAGGCTTCAGAAAGCCTTGTTTTACCTTCATTAGTCACAGGAGTATTGTACCAGCACTGTtgccctgacctttgaccttcttaTTTgtagttgcttgtaatgttggtgttgATCTAGGAATGGAAGGCGTCTCTACTGTTgttctcattgtaagtcactctggttAAGAGCTAAAActtaaatgccaaaaatgtatgtttatttAGCCAAATATAGGAAAACTGTCACTAAAAACAGcacaagtgaaaaaagaaaaacatagtGAACATAGACATACTTTGCTTTTGACCTTTCAGGTTTTGTTCAGTGCATCATTGGAAGCCAGAATAAAAACTTCCTTCATGCTCTTCCCTATGggtacaaaatacaaaatgttgaAGTAATTATTCCTGGTAGTGaacctgctgctggagcagctTGTGTAATGTATTGCAACGAGTTGAATTATTCTACTTCTTGATTTTaatgtctttgtctttttaaaccTTACGTTATTTTCTATTCTCTTAAAGTGAATGCTCTGTCCCACCCAGGTACATGAAAGGCCGTACAACTTACGGACAGCTCAACGCTGCAGTGCAGAGCATTAACACGGCTGTAACAGGGAAGTACAAGATCCTCCACCAGTCAGCAAAAACCATGAACAACAATACACGCAAGCTTTACCAGCGCTTCAAGGACGAGGAGACAAAAGATACAAAAGGTACGTTGGGATAGAAGCTACTATGCTACTGGCAAGGATGTCGGCTTCATTATTTGTGTTGAATGCATACCAAAGTTGATGATGGGTAGTTTTGAATCACTCatgttgatgatgttgatgaaatAAGTACATGTCCCGAATATAAACAGTGTCCAGCTAAACTGGATGGCATGTAGCCTAGTAGtacttttaatttcattttattaaataCACCCctaaactagggttagaccaatatacgGGTTTGCCTATATATCTGGCTTGTActagccttttattaaaaatgggatcggGTCCAGTCAGTGTCCTCCATCTTTTATATAATATACGGTAATACAATGcagttttattacatatttattgtataattgatcaatactacactggttgtctgtgggaagcccttaacctgaattgaaatgtgacattttgattgattCCATGCAAGTATGCATCAATATGtattttgttattatcatttttattatgatggatttcaatggagacAATGTAAGAAttaaattctgggggaaacattaTATAgttaagatagcactttattgatccccttggggaaattcaggcgCCACAGCAGCAGTTGGCGGACAATGCCAAGGAAATGTCAAGTATGATTCAAGTACAGCAAGGTAATAGAAGAAATAGGTACTAAAATAAGATAAAGGTAATGTATACAACAATAAAGACAGTGCAGTacaatagagacagtgcaaatgAATGCaggtaaatgcaaataaaatgcaaataataattgCACAATTTCGGATATATTCCAGAGGAATGCAATATCCTTGTGCGGCATAGTCAAGAGTTCAATTAgtatgttttggcatgaaaatggtcaaatattaaagatgttgaataccGGCTATTGGGCAGCTTTAATCCAACAAATATCAGTATCGCACTTATTGGTCAAGGACACTATCACTACATACTTACTGGAACAACACTGTTCTCACTTTTGTATAAAATGTCTTCATCCACGTCAGGTCAGCATTTTGTGGTGGAGGCAGACATCCGTGAATTCACTCAGATGAAGGTGGACAAACGTTTTCAGGGGATTTTGAACATGCTGCGACACTGCCAACGCCTGCGGGAGCTACGAGGGGGAGGCCTCACCCGTTATCTGTTACTATGAATGAGCACGTCAATTGTGAGGAGAaaggggataaaaaaaaaaaaactgaacatcCTCTCCCATGAACagtgattattgttttttttttttttttttggtatatgTTACGGTAAATTAAAGCACCAATACCAGCACAATGGCTACTATCTGAGGAATTATGTGATTGGAGAAAATATTTAACAGGGATGCAAACACCTCGCTTTTTGGcgaatgtttcttttttcacGTCAGTTTGGGTGACTTGTGTGAATCATCCATATCCAAagagtttttttgggggggggtatGGGTGACGGACGAATTGTCGCTGAAgcgcattttcttttcaaaataaaagccccgcGAGGCTGCCACAAAAAACACGGTTGTGAGTGGTGGAATCTCCCTAATTAATGATTTAGCAAAATGTTTAAGGGGACAGCGTAGGCTATTTCATGACTGTCTTATGATTTGGGGATTGTGCTAACCGGGAGAGATGAAATATCAGAACAATAGAAGTTGCAGGAGATATCTCATCCTTCCCCTCTGTTTCTAGCTGGTGTTTTcataaatttttttttactgcttgttttcattcattcatgcatacgCTTAATtattcacacatacaaaaaaaaacgctAGGAAGTTTGTCTGTGATATAATTGAACTACATGTAGTTAACTACTCCCCAACACTGCAGTTATGTTACTTTTCTAAttccgaaaaaaaaaaaaaacttaatttaCTATttaacatctgtctgtctcttattgATCTGAGTATATTAAATAGaatttcctatttatttaagCATATAGCACAGGCCTTCGTCACATGGTTATATATTATGCtgtcgcatttttttttttcgacttcaggtagctctctctttcttcaccatacatgtgtttgcatccctgaTTTAAATTATTAGAATATGTAATTAAGACCCTGCTTCTATCGCTTCGCTTTTCTGCCTGTGTTGGTGGAGTCACGCAACAATGCTTTGTATTGATTGCAATACAATAAAGAGTATTTTGAGTTGTATCGCAGTTTGTGTTATGAAACCGAGAATCTTTACGAAACCATAGGTAGCCTTAAAGGGGATATGAAGCAGTCAATGAAGTTAACATGATTTACTGAAAGGATTTGCACTCTAATCAATGATTATATAACAAGCATGACAacatataaaagaaaaaacgttTTATCTTTTGTGGCAAGGGCGCCACCATCTTGCAGTACTATAACCTGTGATGTAACAGGGTTGGTTGGATTGGCTGAGTTCTACAGATactacagtagagacagtaaaaGATGGAGACATAAAGGAGGCCAATATTGTATTGCTCCTGGATGTAGAAATTAGTTTTATACGGTCAAAGCCAAGGGCAAACCAGTCCATTTTCATAAACTGCCACTGAAACGGATAACAGTACTGTGGTGCTGGCTAGCGGCACTAAAGAGAGAGAACCCTCCAATGGTCATTGACTCCAGGGTTTGCAGTGAACATTTTTTGGATGAAGATTATATAGAGGAGAAGATCTTTGAGTCGAGTTGACCTGCctgttttcaatttcactgcCTATAACGTGTACTCTACCGACCGCCCAACATACTCTAGCAGTAGCGGTACAGAGGCATCTCTCCGCTGTAGGGAAAGGGCGCTAAAACGTGCCAGCCaggcagggaagagagaggtagGGCAATTAGCAACCCACAAAAGTCGGCAGGTACTAAGACATCAACTATGCCCATACCAAAAAGGCAGTACTCACAAACATCTGTCACAAAAACGTAGCTGTTTGATGTTAACAACATCGACTGCATGCTAGCCTAAAGTTCCACATGAGTCTCTCTAATTAATACATCTTTCACTCCAAACAGCAGCACTCATGAGCACCTACAtgttgcccccccaccccaacacacagtcctaaccctaaccctcatcCTCAGTCCTACACACGTCCCTAAGCCTAAAGATTTCCATAGCATCTCTGCAGCACAGGACTTatctatggaagcccattcccgccactcaataaaataaaaaaggactcaattctgactttatatcagaattctgtctttatgtctcacaattctgactttttatctcacaattctgacttttttttctcacaattctgacatatcttggaattctgactttatttctcagaattctgacataTCTCAGAAtgctgactttttatctcagaattctgacttttttttcacgATTCTAagtttatatctcggaattctgactttttttcacacaaaaaaagtcagaattcagatatataaactcagaattctgagaaataaagtcagaagtggAAGAAATAGAATTGTGAGAAATAGTCAgaagaattctgagaaataaagtcagaattgtgagataaaaagtcagaattctgagatataaagtcagaattcgaAGAAAAAAACTCAGAATTTAGGGACTCACTAAACTTGGTATCTCCCTTAACCTCATTGGACCTCACGCCCGACTCATCAGCAGTACGGAGATGTGCTCCCGGTGGACAGCCACAATACCCACATGGGTTTGCGTCGGGTCCGGGCTCATATTCTTCACAGTCCCTGCAGGAAAGACACCGGCTTCATGTATAAACGTTGCGCGCGTACAAAAAGGTTGTGTACGCTGGTTTTCACGCATACGTcgggatgtataaaaatgaacttGACGTGAGAATGTGCGGGCCGTCCCGCAAACTTTAGACCATGCGTACGCACATTTGTCTGGCTTTGTCAGTTGGCGACGCCAAACTACAAAGTAGtgaaactctccaaatgtttcaaaataatgttttcactcaattcactgtgctatgtctatgaagtagttatgaaaaaccataattatttccgctgatacaccataatagtttggttatttatgtggataatgtttaacattagaaaggccaaaacccatctggcattgttattttcaatttttagttcctccaacacttccctccatgacttttcctaaatatgagggttttaaatgaatgaaaaaaaacacttaggaAATAGATACAGGCACTCTCCGCTATATCGCCGCGTTGGTTTGTGTGaatgcccgtctctctctcctccggctcGCTTCATGTAGGTCTGACTTTTGGAGCGCAATGAAAACCTAGTGAgactaatttcccacagatgacatcaggccCTACTCACAATGCCAAAACCAAGATCGccagtaaactggacagttttcgttgtttatgtgacatggagatgttaacGCACGTCAGGGACTGTACAGTTGCCGAGGCGAACAGAGATCCATGGTGCACAGGAGGCGAGGCGCacagatccatctctcctgggaagaaaacgcagtgtcgggtgggcagatgcactcggaataagtcctggaacaactgtgtgatgtccaaacAATTTGTGTGTAGTactgctcacacaaaccaccgaAGCTGTGCGCTGACTGCGGGACTGAACGGTAGGAAAGGAAAGGCCACCCGTgcataaaactaaaaaaaaaagtagtgtagAAAAAATTGCCACAAATTGCCATATTTGGAGCGGCAGCACTGCGAacattatatggttttgtttttaatctttgaatcagttcaattatgcaattttacctttatttacaaaaacactgcatgcgtaaaagcacattggaAATATTTGGAGAGGGAAGCACTGAACAAAGGCACATTCACCATCGTTTTTGACAAGAAGGTGACAAGAGGGGCGTATTTATAAtcatttgcatagttaattCTGGGAGGAGACGAGGCGGGGTGAGAGGCTACGCAgtcttttatacatgaggccccaaATTCCACGTTTATCTTTCATTGCATTCATTTCATTGCATTCCATTGCATCGGTGTCATTCACAAACTGTAGGCCTTCCATCCAACATCCAGATGGCTTGTTACACAGAACCATCTGGGAAGTCGTCCTTGGAAACTGGAAAAGGGCAggcactttaaaaaaatacttggCAGGTGATTGGATGAACCATCTGTCTATCACCGTCTATCACAGGCtaacttcaaccaatcagatcagaTTGCCGAAGCCAGTCGGGAGAAGAGCGAAAACATCTTTTCCATCCAGAAAAGCCTTCAGTGCCGTTCTTTGCTCTTCTTTCAATGAAGAAATACTCTCCAGTTCAGAAATAACTGATGTTATAGCAGCATCTACACTAGCCTCTTTAGGAGCCGCCATTGTTGTGAACGAACAGTCGCTTCTCGCTGTCGTCACACTTAAACCACGCCCGTAGCTGCCCTCATAGGACGCTGATTGGTCCGAACCACTGTGGTTCGGCCACAAACGCATAATTTGAAGCCTGGCAAGATGGATTCTCGCGTGATCGTGATCTCGCGAATTCAGCTGCCTCGCAAGGTAAAGCTTTTCCTTCACATGGCCCAACTGCCGAAAAGGCGTCGCACATGTCTagtggcaaataaaaaaaaaaaaactatcgtACCCATCACAAACCAACGTAAGGCACAATAACTTTTGGAACAATATCTTACTTTTTCAACCCAAAGTTTTGATCATCTGACTGTCTGAATTTCAGGAAACTGCTGGAGGcctgagttgttgttttttaccaCACCGGAATTGGCTCACAACTAAATAAGCATTTTGATTGGCCGACGTCAGCTCTACCTGCTCACTACTGCAATGATTTCATTAATGACCAACACGACCATAACACTAATAAATCAACAATATGAACCAATAGTAGCGGCAGTAGGTCAAATAATATATTTACGCATATGGCATTTCTTTTCAGTATTTTAGTAAAGTCTAGTGTTTATTAACATTAAGATAAAAACTTTTTCCTTTTACTAAACATATATTTTAGATACTATCAGTTGATAGAGTCTCTAAAAACTAGTACTAGTAACTATTTTTAGCACCtagtaaaaacagaaaaatcactAGTAAAGACCGGAATAGAAACTAGACATTAATAAAAAGATACTAgtcacaaaataataataactagtagAACTGTATTAGTCActagaaaaattaaaaaaataggCACTagtgagaaaagaaaagatgtcagtgaggaaaaaatAACTATAACATTTTGGGTGCAGATATCTAAAGATATCAGTGAGGAAAAAACTAGTGACATTTGCAGATATGATTCTGGCTGCTACATTCTGTACCCTGGCTTCTACAAGAAATGTGATATTAACAACAtaattttgttaattttgttcAACGTTCCTCAGAAGCACAAAAAACAGCTCCAGTGTTTACACATATTAATCTTATCataataaaatatcaaataaaagTAATTTTAGTGATTCAACCAGCGCTAGAGCCAGAACTGGTATGGACATGGAACCAAAAACACTATTACCCCCAACCACCACTGCAACAAAATAGAGGAAACACTAGATAGTTTTCTATGCATGGTTATTGTAAGaataacaacacaacaaatatTGTTTAGGTATATGATTCTTTAATATGCTTTAATCAAATAGTCAGGATGTTCATTTGGGTACTTAAACACAGTAAATCTATGTTTACAGGTTACGCAGGCATGCATGCATCTGGTGGCCAGCAGCAAGTTCCCAGAGACTGACCTCAGTATCGAGATAGAGCAGGAGACAGGCAGTGTCAGCACCCTGACAGTCATTGTCACCAGCACCCAGACTGATGCATTTGAGCAGGATACGGAAGAGGGAGGCAATAAGCAGTACATTTGCACAGGCACTTTGACAGATGACACAGTAAACAACCATGTAATAAACAATGACcattcatactgtacatctgtggaagcccccccccccccaactagGGCCCCATCACCTCAGCCAGATGTGTACCTTAGCAGTGAGGGATGTGAAGAGTCTGAGGAAGAAAGCTTAATGGAAGAGAGTCAAGATAATGCCAATGATGATGAGTTTGAGGTGAGTGGTGAGGGAAGCATCAGTGATGAGGATGAAAGTGTCAGTGATGTTGAGGATGAGGAACCAAATGTCTCACAAGACAGAAAAAGTATTGTGTCAACAGGAGAATTGTTGAAGGTCTTTCATGTGTGCCATTGGGAAGGTTGTGGTAAATGTTTGGTGAGGCCACCAACAGTCTCCAAAAGTGGATTTGGCTTAGGATTAATACCGAATGCATTGATGGCCATGAGTATATGTGGCATTCTCAGCCTTTAGTTAGAGAAATAATGGAATGCAATGTTTCTGTCCCTGCTGCTGTATTTGTCACTGGAAATGAGTGCAGTCCATTTATGGAGGTGTGTGACACCATTGGTCTGGAAACCATCTCAAAAAGACTGGTTCAACATACAGAAGGCGTTTGTCATCCCAGAGGTCAACGATGCCTGGACAGTACACAACGAGGCTGTACTGAGCGCCTTATGTGATGAGCCCCTAATCGTGTCGTGGAAACTGTAAAAGTAGTGAAGAACAGTTATTGGCTTGAGGTGGAGGGTCTGGAGAGGTCCCTTTCCAAGTTGGGAGAGTATGTTGTGACTATATCTGTTTTGGCAACCGACTGCCACCCATCAGTGCAGAAAGTCATGCGTCAGGAATATAAACACATACAACATGAGTACGACCTCTGGCACATCGTGAAGTCCATCAAGAAACGACTGCTGCATTGCCACAACGAGGAGTTGTTTGAGTGGATCAGAATGATCACAAACCACCTCTGGTTTTGTGTCACAACATGTGAGGGAAGTGTGACCAAGTTAAAAGAGAAGTGGATCTCAATCCTGCACCACATTACCAGTGTGCACCACTGGGTGTCTGGTGAGACGATGACCAAGTGTGAGCACCCTACCTACACCCCTGAGGAAGAGAGTCAGTGTCCATGGCTCCTCCCTAGCTCTGCTGCCTTTCAGCACCTGCAGAAGTTAGTGCTTGACAAGCAGCTCCTGAAGAAATTAGAACAAACCACACTGGGCATTCACACGGGACAGCTAGAAAGTCTTCACTCCCTGTACACAAAGTACgccacaaagagaaagaaattcCTGAGGGTTTGGAGGCACGTCTGCACGTTGCTGCACTGGATCACAACAATAACGTAAACAGGGAGACAGCTAAAACAAAGGAAGGTGGGGAGCAACATAAACACCAGTATTCCAAGGCTGCTCAACAGTATGTGGTGACCCCACTGAAGGTGGACAAGGATTATACCTTCAGGAAGAACATTGTGGCAGGAATGATCAACAGGTGTAAGTTGACATCCATCTGGGCAACATTTCAGGAGCTGAAAAGTGAGACTCTAATCACCCTGGTAATTGACGAGAAACTTAGGGTCTTATTGGAAGCAGgagaaattacaaaaaaaattataaagcCCTTTGTTACTACCCTTCCATCCTATGTGCAGGATTCAATGGACATGATTAACATCTTAAAGACAGTGGATGATCTAAGCAGTGATACACACCTAGTTACAATGGACATACAGAATTTATTTACCAATGTCAACCACCAGGGCGGCTTAAATGCTTTGACCCAATTTTTGGATAAAAGACAGCCTGGGACTATACCAAGTACTCACTGTTTAAGGGAACGGGCGGAGATTGTTCTTtctaaaaatgtctttatgTTTGAGAAAGCATCTTCCTTATATAGGCAATGCAAAGGGACTGCCATGGGCAGCAAAATGTCTCCTAACTTTAGTTCCCTATATGTAGcctgttttgaaaatgattgTCTTTTCCTCTGAAAATCCTTCCATAACCACATCAAACTATGGGAACGTTGTGACGGTCCCCTGGCTTGTTTCATGTTCtatgttgtttatttctatagtgCAGCAGGTACCTGGAGGGCGGAGTGTGATGATCGTAGTTGGaagcacctgggcccggtgctcCCGTTCTATAAAGACCCCGCCTTTCTGGCTTGAGAGCCCCTTCCttctttgctctctgtcttgACCGTgcatggttgtttttgtttgcagctATTCAACATCTTTCTTTGACATGACAccttacacacatgcatacacgcacCCTCACCACTGATCCTACTGACGAACACACCTCATTGTTGCCTTagtttagtttgtgttagtgaTTATATAGgttatttaaataaattattcattatttggcTTTCAGCCTGCGTCCCCCTCTCGTTTTTGTCATGGCTTCAGAGCCAGGTCGTGACaaattgggggctcgtccgtCTTTTTGGGTCCGTTTTGCGCGAAAGGGTATGTAGCTTTGGTGTTTGACTTGCTACTGGTTGTGTTGGTTTGGTCGCAATTTGTCCGGATTACAGGTATTGGCTTTCGGGATTGCGCATTTTGATACGGGTCCAAATTTGTGAATGGAATTGTCGTCAGAGTTGACGTCACTGGATTTTGGGAGGGTTTCCTTGGGGATTCGTGCGTGCGTAATTCCTTTGTGTATCCAATAGCGGGAAATAGGCGCTTTTGTTTGGGGGATGCAGTAGTTTTCTAGTTTGGCGAGGTAATTTGTTTGCGCGGAGTGGGGGAGTTGTTTTACTCGTGTGTAAATGGAAATCAATGTAAGGTAGTTGTTGTCTGGCTGGTGTACTGAAAGTTACTTTGACGTAAACGAGTGT
Coding sequences within:
- the ska1 gene encoding SKA complex subunit 1 yields the protein MSELEDITRHITDKISSLQRMLELSVDVLPQSRIKKLGQEVFALDGLLLEFEKCVGLQNDQLKRLKELDRAFQNDLEEVQHLKDNMPAHMPRKKLPTVGSEPALSQNGAVEPQPVQQENVKKTKSQIREMEFITTPEFESIPQYMKGRTTYGQLNAAVQSINTAVTGKYKILHQSAKTMNNNTRKLYQRFKDEETKDTKGQHFVVEADIREFTQMKVDKRFQGILNMLRHCQRLRELRGGGLTRYLLL